A portion of the Candidatus Bathyarchaeum sp. genome contains these proteins:
- a CDS encoding cysteine hydrolase: MKPALVVIDPQNGWLELSESLKRSVDEHVNNMSKAISIFRKAGAPIIFTYHSFPEKGIKPGTESFDFFPNIEVTSTDAKVVKTHQNAFNNTELEKLIREKQCDAVILVGLAALHCVLATYFGAYDRNLNPYLVRGAVAGKDEESVQIVEKICDTLSLRAISQILEQDTTMTF; the protein is encoded by the coding sequence ATGAAACCTGCATTAGTAGTAATTGACCCCCAAAATGGATGGTTAGAGTTATCTGAAAGCCTAAAACGTTCAGTGGATGAACACGTCAACAATATGAGCAAAGCAATTTCCATATTTCGCAAAGCAGGCGCACCAATAATATTCACTTACCACTCGTTTCCCGAGAAAGGAATCAAACCCGGAACAGAAAGCTTTGACTTTTTTCCTAACATAGAAGTCACTTCGACTGACGCTAAGGTAGTAAAGACCCACCAAAATGCTTTCAACAACACTGAGCTGGAAAAACTGATACGAGAAAAGCAATGTGATGCAGTGATTCTTGTTGGACTTGCAGCGTTGCATTGTGTTTTAGCTACTTATTTTGGTGCCTATGACCGAAACTTGAATCCTTATCTTGTACGAGGGGCAGTTGCGGGAAAGGACGAAGAATCGGTTCAGATTGTTGAGAAAATTTGTGATACCTTGAGTTTGCGTGCCATATCCCAGATTCTAGAACAAGACACAACAATGACATTCTAA
- a CDS encoding EamA family transporter, translating to MAWLLFALLSPAFWAMNSVINKFLMTKKFQGFFSMLIYLNFVDLIFAGAVFVCVPVAFSFPYSLFAMIIGLMPLLAFWFYSKALMIEEVSRLAPLFQFIPIFVVFLSVVFLGELLSAQKYLGIVLVVLTSILISYKKSDDGHSLSSGFKFMVPFTAVIAVYTVLNKYLLGHLDYWSVFFWMMIGSWFAVIGMLIFNKPRKAFVESVSHLGIQTFIITLAGEGSYILGTVFSLIATSLGYVSLVSVLSGLQQVFVFIYTLLLSFFVPTILKEDISKNAIFLKIFAIALLFVGTWLVVM from the coding sequence TTGGCTTGGTTGTTGTTTGCTTTGTTGTCTCCTGCTTTCTGGGCTATGAACAGTGTAATCAACAAGTTTTTGATGACGAAAAAGTTCCAAGGCTTCTTTTCAATGCTGATTTACTTGAATTTTGTGGACTTGATTTTTGCTGGGGCTGTTTTTGTTTGTGTTCCAGTTGCTTTCAGTTTTCCATACAGTTTATTTGCAATGATTATCGGGCTGATGCCTTTGTTGGCTTTTTGGTTTTACAGTAAAGCCTTGATGATAGAGGAGGTTTCCCGTCTTGCGCCTTTGTTTCAGTTTATTCCAATTTTTGTTGTTTTTTTATCTGTGGTGTTTTTGGGGGAGCTTTTGAGCGCTCAAAAGTATTTGGGAATCGTTTTGGTTGTTTTGACTTCGATTTTGATTTCGTATAAAAAATCTGATGATGGGCACTCGTTGTCTTCTGGGTTTAAGTTTATGGTTCCTTTTACTGCAGTTATTGCTGTGTATACTGTTTTGAACAAGTATCTTCTTGGTCATTTGGATTACTGGTCTGTGTTTTTTTGGATGATGATTGGCTCATGGTTTGCAGTTATAGGTATGTTAATTTTTAATAAACCACGAAAAGCATTTGTTGAATCCGTTTCCCATCTCGGAATCCAAACCTTTATCATAACTTTGGCTGGTGAAGGATCCTATATCCTTGGAACAGTTTTTTCGTTAATAGCCACATCTTTGGGTTATGTTTCATTAGTTTCTGTTTTGTCTGGGTTACAGCAAGTTTTTGTTTTTATTTACACGCTCTTGTTGAGTTTTTTTGTTCCCACAATCCTCAAAGAAGATATCAGCAAAAACGCAATTTTCTTGAAAATATTTGCAATTGCCTTACTGTTTGTGGGTACATGGTTGGTAGTAATGTGA
- a CDS encoding PadR family transcriptional regulator, producing the protein MFPPFELKKMLEVEIEKFRKNSATSPQNAMSLDDLGASVKFRMFLEHFPNRFGVFVEVDNKYYLSEEKLRQMSGQLSCHPFARLLKHTASVPKGLLRVFVFKLLKEKPMSGSEIMDEVEQETGGQWRPSPGSIYPLLRWLRKNGYAQELPVQSAGVKRYVLTDKGVSFLEEHSDFKKLQQKMAPMASWFFLRMGLRTEGLEGLQDPIIRLFDALFELRDVLLNDLDEDKLSETEQVLSEVSSRIENFTKKFEGDE; encoded by the coding sequence GTGTTTCCACCTTTTGAACTTAAAAAAATGTTGGAAGTCGAAATCGAAAAATTTCGTAAAAACAGTGCAACCAGTCCTCAGAATGCAATGAGTTTAGATGATTTGGGGGCTTCTGTTAAGTTCAGAATGTTCTTGGAACACTTTCCAAATCGTTTTGGTGTTTTTGTTGAGGTGGATAACAAATATTATCTTTCAGAAGAAAAATTACGGCAAATGAGCGGGCAGCTTTCTTGTCATCCTTTTGCAAGGTTGTTAAAGCATACTGCAAGTGTTCCTAAGGGTCTTTTGCGGGTTTTTGTGTTTAAATTGTTAAAAGAAAAACCCATGTCTGGTTCTGAAATAATGGATGAAGTTGAACAGGAAACCGGGGGCCAATGGAGACCTAGCCCCGGTTCGATCTATCCTCTTTTGCGTTGGCTTCGCAAAAATGGTTACGCTCAGGAATTGCCTGTGCAATCAGCAGGTGTTAAACGCTATGTGTTAACTGATAAAGGGGTAAGTTTTCTTGAGGAGCATTCAGATTTTAAAAAGTTGCAGCAAAAAATGGCACCTATGGCTTCTTGGTTTTTTTTGCGGATGGGTCTGCGTACTGAGGGTTTGGAGGGTCTTCAAGACCCTATCATCAGGTTGTTTGATGCTCTGTTTGAGTTGCGGGATGTTTTGTTGAACGATTTGGATGAAGACAAGTTAAGTGAAACTGAGCAAGTTTTGAGTGAAGTTTCAAGCAGAATCGAGAATTTTACTAAAAAATTTGAAGGAGATGAGTAG
- a CDS encoding ABC transporter ATP-binding protein, giving the protein MVETVNLRKTYVLGKVPVNALCGVNLKVEKGDFITILGPSGSGKSTLLNMIGALDTPTEGKVLIDGVDISTLNDNKLAAIRHSVGFVFQFFNLIPRLTALGNVTLPLAIAELNKKEKRKRAEELLETVGLKDRMNHKPAELSGGQRQRVAIARALANDPSFLLMDEPTGNIDSKTANEIMDLVQELNAGKGVTIVMITHDQNLAGRAKRIVRMLDGTVIKEVEQL; this is encoded by the coding sequence ATTGTTGAAACAGTGAATTTAAGAAAAACCTACGTTCTCGGGAAGGTTCCCGTGAATGCTTTATGTGGAGTGAACCTGAAGGTTGAAAAAGGAGATTTTATTACAATTTTGGGGCCTTCGGGGAGCGGTAAATCCACTTTGTTAAACATGATTGGAGCGTTAGACACGCCAACTGAAGGAAAGGTTTTGATTGATGGGGTGGACATTTCCACCTTGAATGATAACAAGCTTGCTGCCATTCGGCACAGTGTGGGTTTTGTGTTTCAGTTTTTTAATTTGATTCCCCGACTGACTGCCTTAGGAAATGTTACGTTGCCTTTGGCTATTGCGGAGTTAAATAAAAAAGAGAAACGCAAACGAGCGGAAGAGCTTCTGGAAACAGTCGGTCTTAAAGATCGTATGAATCACAAGCCTGCCGAACTCAGTGGGGGTCAGCGTCAGCGTGTTGCTATTGCGCGGGCGTTGGCGAATGATCCTAGTTTTTTGTTGATGGATGAGCCCACAGGAAATATTGATTCTAAAACTGCAAACGAGATCATGGATTTGGTTCAAGAACTGAATGCGGGAAAGGGTGTAACAATTGTGATGATTACTCACGATCAAAATTTGGCAGGTCGGGCAAAAAGGATTGTACGTATGCTTGATGGCACTGTGATCAAAGAGGTTGAACAATTATGA
- a CDS encoding PadR family transcriptional regulator, whose protein sequence is MISSGTVYSLLYSLERAGLIAADVYSRKRVYTLIDNGKKTLEIVGRGNGEINGFVQNLISGNKTVD, encoded by the coding sequence TTGATAAGTTCTGGCACGGTTTATTCTTTATTATATTCTTTGGAGAGAGCTGGTTTAATTGCCGCGGATGTGTACAGCCGCAAACGTGTTTACACTTTAATTGATAATGGTAAAAAAACTCTAGAAATTGTTGGCCGTGGAAATGGTGAGATTAATGGTTTTGTTCAAAATCTAATCTCCGGCAACAAGACCGTCGACTAA
- the rpiA gene encoding ribose-5-phosphate isomerase RpiA → MSWKEDAKKRVAMEAVKLVKDDMIIGLGSGSTAAYMIKEIGKLISENGLRVLAVPSSSQAMLLAANSGVPVTTLDEHPVLDLVIDGADEIDKNFDMIKGGGGALLREKIVASSAKQVAIVADETKLVEKLGKFKVPIEVLPFGLAKACAGINDLGGTPIVREGQRKMGPVVTDNGNYIVDADFGLIDDAENLDKQLKLIPGVLETGLFIGLANVVYLGTKDGITKLKK, encoded by the coding sequence TTGAGTTGGAAAGAAGACGCCAAAAAACGTGTTGCCATGGAAGCAGTCAAACTTGTAAAAGATGACATGATAATTGGATTAGGCAGTGGAAGTACAGCCGCATATATGATTAAAGAAATTGGCAAATTAATATCCGAAAATGGCTTACGGGTACTTGCAGTTCCCAGTTCCAGTCAAGCAATGTTGTTAGCTGCAAATTCAGGAGTCCCAGTTACCACATTAGACGAGCATCCGGTTCTTGATTTGGTTATCGATGGCGCCGACGAAATCGACAAAAATTTTGATATGATAAAGGGCGGCGGAGGCGCACTATTGCGTGAAAAAATTGTTGCATCTTCTGCCAAACAAGTGGCTATAGTCGCGGATGAAACTAAACTTGTGGAAAAACTAGGGAAATTTAAAGTCCCCATTGAAGTGTTGCCTTTTGGTTTGGCAAAAGCTTGTGCAGGAATTAATGACCTTGGTGGAACCCCCATCGTTCGGGAGGGGCAACGAAAAATGGGTCCTGTTGTTACTGATAATGGTAATTACATTGTTGATGCTGATTTTGGTCTGATAGATGATGCTGAAAATTTGGACAAGCAGCTGAAGTTGATTCCAGGAGTTTTAGAAACTGGGCTGTTTATTGGTTTAGCAAATGTTGTGTACTTAGGCACAAAAGATGGAATTACAAAATTAAAAAAATAA